A section of the Rhizobium sp. Pop5 genome encodes:
- a CDS encoding response regulator, giving the protein MSIAEKIKVLIVDDQVTSRLLLSDALTQLGFKQITSAGDGEQGMKIMAEQPHHLVISDFNMPKMDGIGFLQAVRTNPNTKKAAFIILTAQGDRALVQKAAQLGANNVLAKPFTIEKMKAAIEAVFGALK; this is encoded by the coding sequence ATGTCGATCGCGGAGAAAATCAAAGTTCTGATCGTTGACGATCAGGTAACGAGCCGGTTGCTGCTCAGCGATGCGCTGACCCAGCTCGGCTTCAAGCAGATCACGTCCGCAGGCGACGGCGAGCAGGGCATGAAGATCATGGCCGAGCAACCGCACCACCTGGTGATCTCGGATTTCAACATGCCGAAGATGGATGGCATCGGCTTCCTTCAGGCGGTGCGCACGAATCCCAACACCAAGAAGGCGGCCTTCATCATCCTCACCGCCCAGGGTGACCGCGCGCTGGTGCAGAAGGCGGCCCAGCTCGGCGCCAACAACGTGCTCGCAAAGCCGTTCACGATCGAAAAGATGAAAGCGGCTATTGAAGCCGTGTTTGGAGCCTTGAAATGA
- a CDS encoding chemotaxis protein CheW, whose protein sequence is MSYTVKNLNQGDRELIAFRIGDQEFCVNIMSVREIRGWTPATAMPHSPTYMLGVINLRGAVLPIIDLSARLGMKPADPTARHVIIVAQVRRKVVGLLVDAVSDILTVTDEIIQPTPEISSDLERQFARGVLAIEKRMICLIELEALFPETESEAA, encoded by the coding sequence ATGTCGTACACTGTAAAAAATCTGAACCAGGGGGATCGCGAGCTGATTGCGTTCCGCATCGGGGATCAGGAATTTTGCGTGAACATCATGTCGGTTCGCGAAATCCGGGGCTGGACCCCGGCGACCGCGATGCCGCATTCGCCGACCTATATGCTGGGTGTCATCAACCTGCGCGGCGCAGTGCTGCCGATCATCGACCTTTCGGCCCGGCTCGGCATGAAGCCGGCGGATCCGACCGCCCGTCATGTCATCATCGTCGCCCAGGTCCGGCGCAAGGTCGTCGGCCTTCTGGTCGACGCCGTTTCCGACATTCTGACCGTCACCGACGAAATCATCCAGCCGACGCCCGAGATCTCCTCCGACCTCGAACGTCAGTTTGCCCGCGGCGTTCTGGCCATCGAGAAGCGCATGATCTGCCTGATCGAACTCGAAGCCCTCTTCCCCGAAACCGAAAGCGAAGCCGCATGA
- the cheB gene encoding protein-glutamate O-methylesterase CheB, producing MSAPARVLVVDDSPTMRGLITAVLSSDPEVNVIGQAGDALEAREAIKRLNPDVVTLDIEMPNMNGLDFLEKIMTLRPMPVIMVSTMTHRGAEATLAALEIGAFDCVGKPAPGEPRPFGDLAEKVKAAARTQRQFSQPVAAVAPPPAVADFRVGRKIVAIGSSTGGVEALIAVLQKFPANCPPTVITQHMPPTFTKSFAERLNRLCAPVVQEATDGARLEIGKIYLAPGGERHLQVTSASAPCCRLVDRPPVNGHRPSVDVLFDSVAELAGRNAVGVILTGMGRDGAAGLLKMRHAGARTLGQNEKTCVVYGMPRVAHELGAVEQQLPLSAIGEEILKMTAARKEGTE from the coding sequence ATGAGCGCGCCGGCAAGAGTTCTTGTTGTTGACGACTCGCCGACGATGCGCGGCCTGATCACCGCCGTCCTGAGTTCGGATCCCGAAGTCAATGTCATCGGCCAGGCCGGCGACGCGCTTGAGGCGCGCGAGGCGATCAAGCGGCTGAATCCGGATGTCGTGACGCTCGACATCGAGATGCCGAACATGAACGGCCTCGATTTCCTCGAAAAGATCATGACGCTGCGTCCCATGCCCGTCATCATGGTATCTACGATGACGCATCGTGGCGCGGAGGCCACGCTTGCGGCGCTTGAGATCGGTGCCTTCGACTGCGTCGGTAAACCTGCGCCGGGCGAACCCAGGCCCTTCGGCGACCTCGCCGAGAAGGTCAAGGCGGCCGCGCGCACGCAGCGCCAGTTTTCTCAGCCTGTGGCCGCCGTCGCACCGCCGCCCGCCGTCGCGGATTTCCGCGTCGGCCGCAAGATCGTCGCCATCGGCTCGTCGACCGGCGGCGTCGAGGCGCTGATCGCCGTGCTGCAGAAGTTTCCGGCGAATTGCCCGCCGACCGTCATCACCCAGCATATGCCGCCGACCTTCACCAAGAGCTTCGCCGAGCGGCTGAACCGCCTCTGCGCGCCGGTGGTGCAGGAAGCGACCGACGGCGCCCGTCTCGAAATCGGCAAGATCTATCTGGCGCCCGGCGGTGAGCGTCATCTCCAGGTCACCAGTGCTTCCGCGCCCTGCTGCCGTCTTGTCGACCGGCCGCCGGTCAACGGACACCGACCGTCAGTCGACGTGCTCTTTGATTCGGTCGCGGAGCTGGCAGGCCGCAACGCCGTCGGCGTGATCCTGACCGGAATGGGCCGCGATGGCGCGGCCGGATTGTTGAAAATGCGCCACGCCGGCGCCAGAACGCTCGGCCAGAACGAAAAAACCTGTGTCGTTTACGGAATGCCAAGGGTTGCCCACGAACTTGGCGCCGTTGAGCAGCAGCTGCCCCTGTCTGCCATCGGTGAGGAAATATTGAAAATGACAGCCGCCCGAAAGGAAGGGACCGAATAA
- the cheD gene encoding chemoreceptor glutamine deamidase CheD — protein sequence MINEGAARRVHIIQGEYKVLSDPNAVLSTILGSCVAACLRDPVAGVGGMNHFLLPGTANSPMTGGDATRYGVHLMELLINGLLKQGARRDRLEAKIFGGAKTISTFSNVGEQNAAFAVQFLRDEGIPVVGSSTGGEHGRKLEYWPVSGRARQYPLTGAETQRTVALEQRPAAPQKPVETSIEFF from the coding sequence ATGATCAATGAGGGGGCAGCCCGCCGCGTGCACATCATTCAGGGCGAGTACAAGGTTTTGAGCGACCCGAATGCGGTGCTCTCGACCATTCTCGGCTCGTGCGTGGCTGCGTGCCTCCGAGATCCTGTCGCCGGCGTTGGCGGTATGAACCACTTCTTGCTGCCCGGCACGGCGAACTCGCCGATGACCGGCGGCGATGCCACGCGCTACGGCGTGCATCTGATGGAATTGCTGATCAACGGTCTCCTGAAGCAGGGCGCCCGGCGCGACCGGCTGGAGGCAAAGATCTTCGGCGGCGCGAAGACGATCTCGACATTCTCCAATGTCGGTGAGCAGAACGCGGCCTTTGCCGTGCAGTTCCTGAGGGATGAAGGCATTCCGGTAGTCGGTTCCTCCACCGGCGGAGAGCATGGACGCAAGCTTGAATATTGGCCGGTCTCCGGTCGTGCCCGGCAATACCCCCTGACCGGCGCCGAAACGCAGAGAACCGTCGCTCTCGAGCAGCGCCCCGCCGCTCCGCAGAAGCCCGTCGAAACCAGTATCGAATTTTTTTGA
- the fliF gene encoding flagellar basal-body MS-ring/collar protein FliF, producing the protein MNLLNQLVQIFKNFGALGRTRLMILGGVGAVSIAIVLAAALFVNKPAQETLYVGLDSPDLNQISMALAEANINFQVGTDGSSITVPAGMTGKARLMLAERGLPNSANAGYELFDNVGSLGLTSFMQEVTRVRALEGEIARTIQSISGITAARVHIVMPEVGNFRKAEQKPTASVMIRASAATGRSAATSIRHLVASAVPGLDVDDVTILDSAGQLLASGDEASNSSLNRSLSIVQNVQQEVESNIDKALAPFLGMDNFRSSVTADLNTDAQQIQETTYDPESKVERSVRSTKEAQQSQQKQSDSATTVEQNIPQAAPQAGGSAGPESQDKSDKREEQTNYEINSKTTATTRNSYKVEKLSIAVVVNRGRIAKMVGEPADQAKIDAYVAEMQKIVASAAGIDAKRGDVVTVTAMDFLENQLLEEASSGVHVMDMLSRNLAGIINSLAFVAVAFVVVWMGLRPLVRSVSGNSTAVLGDATPEAVGLELPDFAPAAGAPGGALMDGFGSDFGFDSTEDLLSLGDDDGNFNRRVKEGPERKLARMVEINEERAAKILRKWAIDDAA; encoded by the coding sequence ATGAATCTGTTAAATCAATTAGTTCAGATTTTTAAGAACTTTGGTGCCCTAGGCCGAACACGCCTGATGATTCTGGGAGGCGTCGGCGCCGTTTCCATCGCAATCGTCCTTGCGGCTGCCCTTTTCGTCAACAAGCCGGCACAGGAAACGCTCTATGTCGGCCTGGATTCTCCCGATCTCAACCAGATCAGCATGGCGCTGGCCGAAGCCAACATCAATTTCCAGGTCGGTACGGACGGTTCCAGCATCACCGTTCCCGCGGGAATGACGGGCAAGGCCCGTCTGATGCTTGCCGAACGCGGCCTGCCGAACAGCGCCAATGCCGGTTATGAACTTTTCGACAATGTCGGTTCTCTCGGCCTGACCTCCTTCATGCAGGAGGTGACGCGGGTTCGGGCTCTGGAAGGCGAAATCGCCCGTACCATCCAGTCGATCTCGGGTATAACAGCCGCTCGCGTCCATATCGTCATGCCGGAGGTCGGAAACTTCCGGAAGGCGGAGCAGAAACCGACCGCCTCCGTCATGATTCGCGCAAGTGCCGCCACCGGACGCAGCGCCGCCACCTCGATCCGCCACCTCGTCGCCTCGGCCGTGCCGGGGCTGGACGTCGATGATGTGACGATCCTCGATTCCGCCGGCCAGCTGCTTGCATCAGGTGACGAGGCGAGCAACAGCTCGCTGAATCGCTCGCTCAGCATCGTGCAGAACGTCCAGCAGGAAGTCGAATCCAACATCGACAAGGCGCTCGCCCCCTTCCTCGGCATGGACAATTTCCGCTCCAGCGTCACCGCCGATCTCAACACGGACGCCCAGCAGATCCAGGAAACCACCTACGATCCGGAATCCAAGGTCGAACGCTCGGTCCGCTCGACCAAGGAAGCCCAACAGTCTCAGCAGAAGCAGTCCGACAGCGCGACGACCGTCGAGCAGAACATTCCGCAGGCGGCTCCGCAAGCCGGCGGCTCCGCCGGACCCGAATCGCAGGACAAGTCCGACAAGCGCGAAGAGCAGACCAACTACGAAATCAACAGCAAGACGACGGCGACGACCCGCAACAGCTACAAGGTCGAGAAGCTTTCGATCGCGGTGGTGGTCAACAGGGGCCGCATCGCCAAGATGGTCGGCGAGCCCGCCGATCAGGCCAAGATCGACGCCTATGTCGCCGAAATGCAGAAGATCGTTGCTTCGGCGGCCGGCATCGACGCCAAGCGCGGCGACGTCGTTACCGTCACGGCCATGGACTTCCTCGAGAACCAGCTGCTCGAAGAGGCCAGCAGCGGCGTCCACGTCATGGATATGCTGAGCCGCAACCTTGCCGGCATCATCAACTCGCTCGCCTTCGTCGCGGTCGCCTTCGTGGTGGTCTGGATGGGTCTGCGGCCTCTGGTGCGCAGCGTCAGCGGCAACTCCACCGCGGTTCTCGGCGACGCCACGCCGGAAGCGGTCGGCCTCGAGCTTCCCGACTTTGCCCCGGCGGCCGGAGCGCCCGGAGGGGCTCTCATGGACGGCTTCGGCTCCGACTTCGGCTTCGACAGCACCGAGGATCTTCTCAGCCTCGGCGACGACGACGGCAATTTCAACCGTCGCGTCAAGGAGGGCCCGGAACGCAAGCTCGCCCGCATGGTCGAAATCAACGAGGAGCGCGCCGCGAAAATCCTCAGGAAATGGGCAATCGACGACGCAGCGTAA
- the cheR gene encoding protein-glutamate O-methyltransferase CheR: MNAMGAKDQRQGADEVLASGEYPLTRRDLTEIAAMIYSDAGIFLNETKASLVYSRLSKHIRNLGLSGFREYCTLVASPAGAAARREMLSHLTTNFTRFFRENHHFEHLRDHVLPELLQRARSGGRVRIWSAASSDGQEPYSIALTVLSLMPNVADYDFKILATDIDPKILAIARAGAYDESALETVSPAMRKQWFSEVEVQGRRKFQVDDRVKRLITYNELNLMAQWPFKGKFDVIFCRNVVIYFDEPTQMKIWQRFAGLLPEGGHLYIGHSERVSGEAKHVFDNIGITTYRYTTKALGRKA, translated from the coding sequence ATGAATGCAATGGGCGCAAAAGATCAGCGGCAGGGAGCCGACGAGGTCCTGGCGAGCGGGGAATATCCGCTGACGCGCCGCGACCTCACGGAAATCGCCGCGATGATCTATTCGGATGCCGGCATCTTCCTCAACGAGACGAAGGCTTCGCTCGTCTATTCCCGTCTGTCGAAGCATATCCGCAATCTCGGCCTGTCCGGCTTCCGCGAATATTGCACCCTGGTCGCTTCGCCGGCCGGCGCTGCGGCGCGCCGCGAAATGCTTTCGCATCTGACGACCAATTTCACCCGGTTCTTTCGCGAAAACCATCATTTTGAGCATCTGCGGGACCACGTCCTGCCGGAGCTTCTGCAGCGGGCGAGATCGGGCGGCAGGGTGCGCATCTGGTCGGCCGCCTCCTCCGACGGGCAGGAGCCCTATTCGATCGCCCTGACCGTGCTGTCGCTGATGCCGAATGTTGCCGATTATGACTTCAAGATTCTGGCGACCGACATCGATCCTAAGATTCTCGCGATCGCCCGGGCCGGCGCTTATGACGAAAGCGCGCTCGAAACCGTATCGCCTGCCATGCGCAAGCAATGGTTCAGCGAAGTTGAGGTGCAGGGGCGCCGGAAGTTCCAGGTCGATGACCGTGTCAAGCGGCTGATTACCTATAATGAGCTGAACCTGATGGCGCAGTGGCCGTTCAAGGGCAAGTTCGACGTCATCTTCTGCCGCAACGTCGTCATCTATTTCGACGAGCCGACGCAGATGAAGATCTGGCAGCGTTTCGCCGGCCTGCTGCCGGAAGGCGGCCATCTCTACATCGGCCATTCCGAGCGTGTTTCGGGCGAGGCGAAACACGTCTTCGACAATATCGGCATCACCACCTATCGCTACACCACCAAGGCTCTCGGGAGGAAGGCATGA